Below is a window of Electrophorus electricus isolate fEleEle1 chromosome 12, fEleEle1.pri, whole genome shotgun sequence DNA.
GTCAGAAGACGCTCAGAGAGGATTTTCAGGCCTCCAGTGGCAAGCTGAACTCAAAAGCGTTAATCAGTTGTTTAGTCCTGCAAGCAGCTCCTGCCAGGTAGGGATGATGGGATATGTAGTTCCTCCACGCTGCTCTGTGGGGGTATTTTTTTGGGAGGGATACGTCACAGAGTTAGCCTGTATCCGTCtggctgtgtttctctctgtctcggcAGGTCAGTGATGCCAATTAAATGAGAGTTAGTGATATATGATCTCCTGACACTAAAATTTCAGTGTAAAATTCTAAAGAAAGTGTGTTATTACTTTataccacataaacacattgtGCACTCAGGAGCCACTTTACCATAGTTTATCCCACACTTTGTGATAGCTATCATTATATCCTAtcacaaatttatttatatccCATCACACACTATGTGATGGTTTTTATCATATCCCATCACACACTTTGTGTAGGATTCCCGTTAGTCTTTGGTCCATGGTCACGACCCACAGAGGTGATGTTGACAGGAAAGTTTTGGTTAGTACTCAGTAACACTGACACACGTAACCACCTCAGCAACGCCGGGTTTGGCCTAATAAACACGTACCAGCTCAAACCCACAACTGGGTCACTTTTGGCAGTGGGAATACTGGGTTGAGAATGGACTGCCATCCATTAATATCCAGACAGCAATGGGCCACTGGTCAGAAAACTATAGATGAACTGGGTAGAAGGTGGTTGACTAATTGTGCATGCCAACAGATTATAGGCTACAAGGTGTAATTGCACACTATATATAAACCTATAAGACAGATGTACATGTATATCAGCGAAGTATTAGCCTGACAAAAAAGAACCTGAAACATCAAGATGTTCATTTGGCTTTTTAACATAACCAGTCAGAATGCTCAGATAAACTGTGGGGGCCAGTGAGTGTATGACACCTAAACCATCATCTACAGGTCATAATAAAGGAGCGGAAATTTTGGGATGAACGTTGACGCCTTGTGCTGAAACAAGAATGCCAGTCAGAGCCCATAGGGCAGTAAGCTTGTGAGAtttggtggtgtgtgcatgACTTTAGGCTAAGATGTAGTAAGCTGTGGGGATGGCACCCAGCCAGCAGCAGAGGATATGGAGAGACAGAGTACATGCTTTCTGGTGTAAACACTCTGGCAGAGTGGCTACAGTAACCCCACCGTCACATTTAACATGGACAACTGAGATCATCCAAAAAAAGGgctcactgaaagaaaaaagggctaatgaatgaaaaataaacagaaaaatacaataaGAGAAAAATCATATCTGAACTGTTGTCAGACTGTCGCACTGATATGCCAGTTCTTGCCTGAGCAGGCGTCTCCAGAAACAGAATGCTTATTTACTAGTTACCAGATGCACAAGGAATTTGTCTCGGTGCAGGTGAGAGTCATACCGAGCTGATACCTTCTTACCCGAAGGTCGTAGTCGCAGAGGCTCAGTCTGCCTCCGTCACCATCCGTCATCTTCATCACCTCGGACAGGTCGTCATCGTCATACTCATCGAGACTCAAGTCATGGGTCAGCCTACACACGTTTCAATGGATCAGTGAATCAATCAAACGAACAGGCAATCAATGGATTAAAGGCATTACGCCTCCCGCAGACAAACTCACACGTAGGTGGGAAATGGCTGTTGCTGGCAGACTGAACTGAGAGACTGCTTTCACCTTCAACAGATCAATTGCTGGCTAATCTCTCACATTTGCTACGTCTACACTCACCACAGAAGAGATCAGAGTATGTATTTTCCCCTGTTGTTCCAGCACTGGGTGCTCTGACCCCAACTCACAGAGAAGCTGGAACATGTGAAGAGACTCAGTTATGTTAAGACTGGGCCCAAGGTTCCTTCTTTACTGGACTCTGTGCTATTAGACTGGATAAGTTATTTAAGTTACTGTAGTCTAACTCTACATTACATAGAGTAGGTAGTGAGGTGTGaatgagctgtgctgtgtgaaaTGAGTGACGACAGTGCTGAGTTTATAGAACAACACCTGGGTTCACAGTGGAACCACACCTGGCAGGCACCCCCCCGGCCCGAGCAGAACTGGACAGGAACAGAAGTTCACAACGCAGCGCTAAACACACGCGCACCAGCCAATCTGCTTTGGCACAGAGCGATGTATTCCTTAAGCCCTCCAATCAGCAAAAACTTGCATCTGGATAAAAAGTTAAgctttgttattattaattacacTAATCTGCTTTCCAAGTAGACTTACATGAACATCTTGACCCTGTGGGAAAACCCTGGGACTCACACTGTACATAACTATGTAAGCACTTCAACTATAAAACACAACAACTACAACCATATTTATcctgaatttaaaataaaagctatttttTCATTGACTGTTCCTGTGATGCCATACATGCCCTGGATCTCTCCAAGCCCTGTAATGTTGGCTTTTACAAGCCCTGTAATGTTGCTTCAGGGCTATTTTCACATACACAGAACAGGTCTAGTACTGCACTAAAGCCTTCAGTGAAAAAGCCAGACTTTTCATTTAAGCGTAAACACGGGCTTAATGTAGAGATTCCCTTAGgctgtgtgtataaaatattacaagagattgttgtgtgtgtgcacgcatgtgtgtaagTACCACTTCTCCCACTGGTCTTCCATCCAGCTAGCTCCATCCTCCCTGGGGTCCATGGGCAGGCAGAGCACCATCTGCGAGGTGGAGTCGCGTGAAGCAGGATCCACAACAGTCGACTGTGGTGCCCACAATTATTACAACACacgttctctcacacacacagatgcatccAGGTTCTGGGACTCAGCTTGTTCCTGGAAGTGTACTGGAGCTGAGAAGGAAGAATGTGTCTTCTGCTAGTCTCAACATCATCACATTGCAGCACCGATACTCCCTGCTTACTGTGGGcaatatctctgtgtgtgtgtgcacgcgcatccTTTGCAGGGTCAATTAAAGTCGggtagagagagcgagagagagagagaggcagggttCTGCCATTTCCCTGATTGATGGTACCAATCGATGAAGCTCAGGTTCCCCCCTCCTATCATTTGAATGCTTAGCACAGCAAAGAAGGGTGTGTCTGGTGTTGGGGGAGGAGTCTGGCAATCGATGTCATTGATAGCAGCTGAAAATAAACATCTGGCCCCACCCTGACTGCACAACAGCATAcgaaaaaagaaggaaaaaattgCATTTAGCAGGTCCGGGAATAGAACCAATCCACATAATGAAATAAGCCATGTTTGGTGTTCACATCCTGCGTGTTAAGCTGCTATtcacacatttttacatgttttaggTTTTATCTCCAGGGTTACAATTTAGCCATTTGAAATGCTAATtggaaaatgcataaaatatgtCCCTTTATATCTAAGGCTAGCATAAGATTTAGTTACTGCCATTTCTAAttctgtgagtgagagagagaaatacattaTAGCCATTAGTAAGTATACAGCGCATTACAAGTGTGTTTAGAGCCCTCATGTCAACAGGGGAGCTGtcacagtaccacacacacagctctgttctAGCACAAGAGGTGAGGCTGTGGGGAACAGAGATCCAACTCTTACATAGCAAAGATTTGCCCTTTTTTATATGACATTTTGAtgtatttggcagatgctcttatccagagtaacaTACACATTTCAAACAGTGTAGtattaggagtcttgcccaagggcTCTTACTGGAATACACAGAGTATTTGTCCAGATGGGGTTTGAACCCCTGGAGGTGCCACTATTTCGGACCCAACTACAGTGAATCAGGTATCCACGAGAAATACACGTATACAGGACCCCTTCAACAGCCATGCAAATCACCATTTACGACTTCACTGCCTTAGGAGGGCAATGAAGTACGAAACCATGTTCTATTAGAAAAACCAACGTGAGGCCGATGAGGTGCAAAAGAAGCGCAATGTCGCCCCCTAGTGCCAAATGAGTAAAGCCCCTAAACAGATCaacttcacaaaaacaaacagctgggttcagaaattttattttgtatataattTAGTGTACAGTAAAACAACGTGGACGCAGTATATTGCAGAAACATTGTCTCATTGCTTACAACATGCAAAGATGATGCTTCAATAAATTACTGCCTACAAACAGAACAGATCACCATCCAGGCTATGCTTTCAAGAAAAATAGACTcttgtacaaaacaaaaaccagattAATAAAGCTTTTCCACATTGCTTGAGGGACCTTAACTTAACATCAATGCACATGTTCGTGTggaatgtatgtatgcatgtgtgtaattttatatatctatctatctatcccctccccctcccccccagggGTGGGGCTAAGTGAGAGTGGGTGGCCTACATATGGTCAATTAACCAATCACTTGGGGCTAGTTTTTCAAACCCTATTTTCAATAAGAATTGTCTTTGATTCAAACATCTCCTTTTCTTATTAATGATCAAAATAttgcacaatttttttttgccaggttTTCAAAAAAGGTTCAgtctagaaaaaaacaaagcaaaaacaaatgcagatgtAACAAGATATATATTTCTGGATCTGGGTGCATGGAACAAGCAAGTCTAGAAGGGGTTGAAGACTCACCAAGGACCTTGCCCCTAACTGCTTGCATGGGTTTTGGGCTTCACACATGTCGGATGGCTGATGATTGAACAGGAAACTCCCAAACCAACACCATCCAGTTACAGAAGCTGTTTGGGGTCATTGCAATCAGCTTGTAtcacagagagcgagagcgagagcgagagcgagagagagagagatatgaatgACAATAAGTTGAGAGTGGTTTTTCTGACTGACTTAGTGTGCGTTTTAAATCACTTCCAGCACTTTGTCAGTCCTGCTTGAATTGATCTCACAAGCTGGAATGAAAAtccaaatgttatttattacatttttccagATCTTGGCATTATGTTAACAAGTAGCTGTATCATTTAATCCTACATAAAGGTAGGACTGAACTATGAAATCCAGATACAAATCTCCAAGATCAGAAACCTGGTGATCAGTTTTGAAAAAGCCAACTGAGGTTAAATCTGACcaaattcatttttatacttttaattaatatttaaataacttaGGAAAAACAGCCCCTGGTAACACATTCAGGCTAAGTGAACATTGTTTGGTTCAGATGTAGAGTGATGTGGGGTTGTGAATAGGtcacaaaaatgttaaaaatattgctGTTTGAACACATATCCACCACCTCACTGTCTCCGCATgttgttttaataaaacataatggTTTATGAATGTTTTTACGTTTAGCGATTGACCGTAGTAGTGCAGCCCCTTGCCAAAGCAGGCTAGAGGAGGAAAGCTGTGTACCTCTGACTGAACGACAGAAtgatccctcacacacacccctcctgaATGACGCATGTCAAATGTGTCTGAAAACTCACTCTGAGCAGTCGAAGAGGTTTCAAaccataaaataataataaaaacattatgcaGAATGTGAGACCAGAGTAAGCTGCAGCCCTGCctaactgacacacacacacacacacacacacacacacacacacacacacacacacacacacacacacacacacacacacacacacacacacacacacaatgctaaaAGCTGGCTTTTCATTGGCTCCTCTGCTGGTCCTGTTATGGGGACCGGTGGGCGTGGTCAGGCAGGCTTCATGGTGCAGCGGAGCTATAGTGATGGTTCCTGCACTACCGGGCCTAGTCTTACACCCGAAGCCCTTGGGACAGTCCGCTGGGCCGAGCCTCGTCCCCTCGCTCATCTTGCCTGGTAGCCACCCTGTGCATCCTGTGTGTCTGGGCAGAAAGGACAGAGTCAAGGCTACTGCAACCCACTCTGACCTGGACCCAGAACCTTGAAATATAACAGACtaattgcatttaaaaaggGCAAAGCACATTCACTGTTCAGGATGCATGAACAGGACTGGCTGACTACATTAGATTgaaagaatacatttacatagtacACCCATTCCAAAAGCAAGTTAGTACGCAATGTATTTAACTCTATGgtatttaaataacatgaaGGCTctaaattacacacatacacaaacaaatattattttttacacaaTATAAACAACTGCAGTATTACCCGTTAGGCCTTTAAATCTTACGGACTTTAAAAATAACTGCAGTATGAAAATCCCTCTACATCAAGCATTGCTTGATCAATCAACTAATCGATTACTTTATTAGGTACCTGGATGGTCACTGCAGTCGCTGCACTGGGGTTAGTCGGGCTGGTCTGCTGGAATCTGGGGTGTCCCCGCCTTCtgtggacagagacacaaagcTTCTGCATCCGGAGCCTGTGGGCAGGGCTGTTGGGAAGGCAGGACCAGAGCAGAGACAACAGCCGCATTAAACAGATCAGCAGGTTaaaaacacacccccacacagacagaaaacttCCGGCCATGGACGTAGGAGGAACaagccacacccccacactgcacatgtctgtgtgtctgtcttaccACTGCTGCCGGCCTGAGAGTCATCAGACAGCAGAGGCTCGGCCTCCTCCTGTATGGTGGGCACAGATGCaagaagacctgagagagaggcagagatcaAAGGATTCATAATTCTCACCAGCATTACTTCATAGTTGCTTTTGTCCattttgcatgtatttaagaGGGAGGAGCCTAATTAAGAATAAACCAGAagaccaagtgtgtgtgtgtgtgtgtgtgtgtgtgtgtaaggaaagtacaaaaaaaacaaaaaaaggagcCAAGTGGGGAAAAGGAGTGCTGGTCACTACTTGACTGCGCACGTGTGCATCCATGCGTGAATCCTTGTGTGCCATTTCCAAAGCAGCTACAAAGAAAAGCAAGAGCTGCAAAGAGGAAAATGGTACGCTGATATAACAGGAACGTGTGTGCGCAAAAAAGTGGGGCGAATGGGGAAACCTGGGGTCCTGATATAACAGTACAGCGTTTGTACAGCCAATTATTAAGAGCTCTGGGATCGCTGCTGGTAGGCCTGCCATGACTTAACACAGCGTACACACGTGTAGTGACTCACTAAGGCCTCTGTAGTGCGACAGCTGCTGGTAGACTTGCTTCATCCTCTCGATGTTGAGGCGCGTGCTCTCGGCGTGGTTGATCATGGGTTTGGGGTAGTCCACGCCCACCACACACCCGCTGGCCCTCTGCACGGCCTCCGGGGCGTTCCACGGCTCATAGACGTAGCGGTCGGGGTAGTCCTTCAGCTGCGGGACGTACCTCCTGCAGGGCGGAACCACAAGACTCGGTGAAGGCTCCAAAACGGGGCTGCCCGCCCTGCGTGAGACCTGCTACGGCAGCCATTAGAGGAAGCCTGCGAAAGCATTTCACATCAGTGCTATTGCACCCAACAGGGAAGAGTCATCAGCATATGAGTGCCAAGCAGCACGGGTGACCACAAAGCTTTTGTTCTCTTCAGAAATGGTTGACCGCAGCAGGTCTTCATGCTCCTGGAGCAGTAACGAGACCCTTTCTCTGCCAACTAAAGAGCTGAAGAATACGACTGCAAAAACatggacgagagagagagagagatgctgtgtGATCTGGACTAGCAGAACACTGGCTCCAAACCAGTATTGGCCCGTGTTTCTGTAGACACTTTCTGCAGAAGAGTCTGAATaaggaaacagaaccagaacacaGTCTCTAGACCAATCAAAGTGGTACCATGCTGCACGGCGCTCGTGATGCTGTGTTCTCTAAGACAGcggtactctgtgtgtgtgtgtgtgtgtgtgtgtgtgtgtgtgtgtgtgtgtgtgtgtgtgtgtgtgtgtgtgtgtgtgtgtgtgagagagagagagtgaaagtgtgtgcaCAGCCTCTGCTACAGGCTTCACCAGAGACTTTCAGAAAGTAAAAGCTCTCCCCATGGATTTTGGCTCCAACCACCCAAATATGTTACTTAGCTAAAACTTGATAAACTGGGTTATACAAAAATCTTGGTAGAACTAATATTTTTTAACCTCAGCATAAAACACGTTGTTTATACTTTACAAAATACAGAGAACAACAGTGTATtccctgtggtgtgtgtgtgtggaatatgcgcgtgtgtgtgtgtgtgggagctgTAATATCTGCTTTGAACTGGTGGTGCTGTGGTTCTGTACTGGGGGAGCTGTAGTATCTCTGCTCTGAACTGGTGGTGTAGTGGTTCTGTACGGGCGGTACCGGATGTAGTCTCCGTTGGGGTCGATGCGGCGGCCGAAGCCCACGGGGCAGTAGCAGTGGAAGAACTGCTGGAAGAAGGAGCTGCAGGATAGCCACATCCAGCTGCCGGCGTTCACGCTCCAGTCGGCATCCAGAAGCAGCTCCTCAAACACCTGGACCAAGAGgagcacagcacacaacagctCCAAAACCACCCTCCCCAGAACCAGAACCTCCCCAGACACTCCAGAACCAGAACAACAACTTCAGGGGGGACAACCCTGCTAGGTTTCGTTCCATCCCAAGGCTAGGAGAGGAATTAAACTCTGCTAAGATTTGCCCTCTAGGGGTTCTGGACTATCTAGCAATGAATCTGGATCGGCATGTTACTTGGCAGTAGCTCTAGCTCCACCAcagagcgctctctctctctctctctctctcaaacataaaaataaaagacattaTAATGTTttcaacacaaaaaagaaagaaaaaaaacaaaacacacacacacacacacacacacacacacacacacacacacacacacacacacctcggaCTCTGTCTACTCTACGCCCGTGCCCTGCCGTACCTTCACGCCCTCCTCCCAGCTGATCCACAGGTCTCCGCGGGTGAGGAAGCAGGCCACGGCGTGGCGTGCCAGGTGGTGGACCCAGCCCTCCTGCCTCAGCTGGGTCATGATGGCGTCAATCCAGGGGAAGCCGGTCCGGCCCTCCGCCCACTTGGCCAGCGCCTCCGGGTTGTGATCCCACGGGATCTGCACACAGATGGGGTTCCCCTCCATGCGGTCAAAGTTGGGGTTGTTGGTGGCGGCCGTGTAGAAGAACTCCCGCCACAGCAGCTGGccgaagagagaggggggggggctggAGCGCCTCCggagctggaggaggatgaCGGACAAGGCCAATTAACCTTCCTCACCAAAAGACTCATCACCACGTTCATCTTCATCATGTAAGCTAGCGTTTTCCCCAACACTCTCATAGATCTCATCTAAACCCTGACGGGCGCGTTAGCTAGCTGAGGAGCTGAGTGAGGCATGATGGGAAGGGGGAGAACATCAAGCGCAGAGTTGACATGTCGTATCTGACTGATGTGGTGTATTTAACTGTATGTGACAGTACCTAGCTGGTCTACTTAAAGGTACTGTAGTGTAGCGCGCCAGCTACTCCCTGCTGTGTGGTAACGAACACAGTTCTGAACCTGCCGGGCTCAGTCGCAAGGCAGGGGGGTTTGGAAGGTACCAAGTTCGATTATGAACCCCTCTCTCCAGTCTGGCTCGGGTGACCTTTCAGTCCAGGGATAAAAACAACTCCTAGTTCATGTGGTGGTAACCAGAGTAATTACTATAGCCCTGTGTTTAGCTCGCTAGAACCTGacgcacacacaggaagcagggAAGATCACTTATCTTATAATACCTAGTAGAGACACACATTCCAAATTCTCCAGCTGCTAAAATCCTTCAGACGTTTTGAACTGCAGGCAGTGTGAAATGTGGCCGTGTCCATGTACATGCTGGTGGGGTTACTCTTAGCCGTACAGAGCCTGTGAAACCGAGCGTGCTAATGCGCCAAGGCAGCTGCTTGCCTTCAGGTAGAGCTCCCTCAGGTGGTGGTAGAACACACGGCAGGAGAGGCACCCAAAGCACAGGTAAGGGCTCAGGCCCGTGGCGCTAGCGAACAAGGAGTGGGCCTTGATTCGAGGACGCTCAAAATTCGCCACCCAAGCctagagaaacaaaacagacaccAACCAAAGGAGGAACTGTTTTGAGTGACTCCTGACAGAGGCTCTGAGGGTTGGGTTTTCTGCTAAGCTGCCAGAGCATGTGCAGTAACTCACCTTTCTGTCCAGGTGTTTACCGAGTCTCTCCAGAGCCTCAGTTTCACCCCCTTTCCATACTGATGCTCCCTTCCCTGGATTCTTAAAGCCTGTCAGgaacatgcgcacatacaccAACCATCATTGTTAGTAATTAGCCGTCAATACCATCTTATTTTGCAAATTCTACtgattattactgtattactcACTGCATACAgtgcacaaaaagaaaattaaatacagCACATAATTAAGTGTCCAATGGCTCCAAACAATTTCCCTTCAGGCCTGAATGTGTGTCACCCTCTGCACAGAGGTTAATCAGGACGAGCGCAGAAACAACCGTTACAGAATGACATGGACTGTCAGTGCCACTGGAGGCCATCCAGTCCAATCTCTGCTTACAGTATTTACTCAGCTATAAGCTGACCTGTGTGCATTGTTCAACATGTGGGATCACCTGGCTAAAGGTGCTGTGACTGTCAGTAGAGCGTGCGAATATCACGCCAGTTGCAATGAAAGTGCTAGAGAGACTTAAACCAGTTCACACTGACCAGCAAGTCGGGTATAAGCAATGTGCTGCACCACATAAAATGTGGACTGGCTTCAGGTGCCTGAGGCGAGCAGACGCTCGTTTGCATATGCGTGTTAAATTTGCGTAGCGTGCGTCGATGAGCCCTCACCCAGCTCCTCCAGCGAGGGCACGCTGT
It encodes the following:
- the cry2 gene encoding cryptochrome-2, whose amino-acid sequence is MVVHAVHWFRKGLRLHDNPALQEALAGADTARCVYVLDPWFAGAAKVGVNRWRFLLESLEDLDASLRKLNSRLFVVQGQPADVFPRLFKEWNVTRLTFEYDSEPYGKDRDGAIIKMAQEFGVETIVRHSHTLYNPDRVLEMNGGNPPLTFKRFQALVNRLELPKKPLPTVTAEQLAGCRTQLADDHDERYSVPSLEELGFKNPGKGASVWKGGETEALERLGKHLDRKAWVANFERPRIKAHSLFASATGLSPYLCFGCLSCRVFYHHLRELYLKLRRRSSPPPSLFGQLLWREFFYTAATNNPNFDRMEGNPICVQIPWDHNPEALAKWAEGRTGFPWIDAIMTQLRQEGWVHHLARHAVACFLTRGDLWISWEEGVKVFEELLLDADWSVNAGSWMWLSCSSFFQQFFHCYCPVGFGRRIDPNGDYIRRYVPQLKDYPDRYVYEPWNAPEAVQRASGCVVGVDYPKPMINHAESTRLNIERMKQVYQQLSHYRGLSLLASVPTIQEEAEPLLSDDSQAGSSALPTGSGCRSFVSLSTEGGDTPDSSRPARLTPVQRLQ